The following proteins come from a genomic window of Kitasatospora sp. NBC_01246:
- a CDS encoding protein meaA: protein MAGRDRPWLMRTYAGHSTASDSNALYRKNLAKGQTGLSVAFDLPTQTGYDSDHVLARGEVGRVGVPVGHVGDMRALFEGIPLEQTNTSMTINATAMWLLALYQVVAEEQGADIAKLTGTTQNDIVKEYLSRGTHVFPPGPSVRLITDMIAYTVGNIPKWNPINICSYHLQEAGATPVQEIAYAMCTAISVLDAVRDSGQVPAERMGEVVARISFFVNAGVRFVEEMCKMRAFAQLWEKVTLERYGIQDAKQRRFRYGVQVNSLGLTEAQPENNVQRIVLEMLAVTLSKDARARAVQLPAWNEALGLPRPWDQQWSLRIQQVLAYESDLLEYGDLFNGSEVIETKTAELLAGAEAEIAKVLEMGVKAGNRGIIPAVESGYLKSNLVASHAARRARIESGEDKIIGVNCFDTTEESPLTADLDTAIMVVDPASEQSVLAALEEWRGKRDEAAAQQALEELKAVAGTDVNLMEATLACARAGVTTGEWAFALREVFGEYRAPTGVGGAPVAVAAEPGGELAAVREAVAATAAELGVGKLRLLVGKPGLDGHSNGAEQIAVRARDAGFEVVYQGIRLTPEQIVSAAVAEDVHCVGLSILSGAHSELVPDVLHRLRRAGVEDVPVIVGGIIPAADGEALKAAGVAAVFTPKDFGITTIIGRIVDEIRLANRLQPWTPTTAASTS, encoded by the coding sequence ATGGCCGGACGCGACCGCCCCTGGCTGATGCGCACCTACGCGGGGCACTCGACCGCGAGCGACTCCAACGCGCTCTACCGCAAGAACCTCGCCAAGGGGCAGACCGGCCTGTCGGTGGCCTTCGACCTGCCGACCCAGACCGGCTACGACTCGGACCACGTCCTCGCCCGCGGCGAGGTCGGCCGGGTCGGCGTCCCGGTGGGCCACGTCGGGGACATGCGGGCCCTGTTCGAGGGCATCCCGCTCGAACAGACCAACACCTCGATGACGATCAACGCCACCGCGATGTGGCTGCTGGCGCTCTACCAGGTGGTCGCGGAGGAGCAGGGCGCCGACATCGCCAAGCTCACCGGCACCACCCAGAACGACATCGTCAAGGAGTACCTCTCGCGCGGGACGCACGTCTTCCCGCCCGGGCCCTCGGTCCGGCTGATCACCGACATGATCGCCTACACCGTCGGCAACATCCCCAAGTGGAACCCGATCAACATCTGCAGTTACCACCTGCAGGAGGCCGGCGCCACCCCGGTCCAGGAGATCGCCTACGCGATGTGCACCGCGATCTCGGTGCTGGACGCGGTGCGCGACTCCGGCCAGGTGCCGGCCGAGCGGATGGGCGAGGTGGTCGCCCGGATCTCCTTCTTCGTCAACGCCGGCGTGCGCTTCGTCGAGGAGATGTGCAAGATGCGCGCCTTCGCCCAGCTCTGGGAGAAGGTCACGCTGGAGCGCTACGGCATCCAGGACGCCAAGCAGCGCCGCTTCCGCTACGGCGTCCAGGTCAACTCGCTGGGCCTGACCGAGGCGCAGCCGGAGAACAACGTCCAGCGGATCGTGCTGGAGATGCTCGCCGTCACGCTCTCCAAGGACGCCCGGGCCCGGGCCGTCCAGCTGCCCGCCTGGAACGAGGCGCTCGGCCTGCCCCGCCCGTGGGACCAGCAGTGGTCGCTGCGGATCCAGCAGGTGCTCGCCTACGAGTCCGACCTGCTGGAGTACGGGGACCTCTTCAACGGCTCCGAGGTGATCGAGACCAAGACCGCCGAGCTGCTGGCCGGCGCCGAGGCCGAGATCGCCAAGGTGCTGGAGATGGGCGTCAAAGCGGGCAACCGGGGCATCATCCCGGCCGTCGAGTCCGGCTACCTGAAGTCCAACCTGGTCGCCTCGCACGCCGCCCGGCGGGCCCGGATCGAGTCCGGCGAGGACAAGATCATCGGGGTCAACTGCTTCGACACCACCGAGGAGAGCCCGCTCACGGCCGACCTCGACACCGCGATCATGGTGGTCGACCCGGCCTCCGAGCAGTCCGTCCTGGCCGCACTGGAGGAGTGGCGCGGCAAGCGCGACGAGGCCGCCGCCCAGCAGGCGCTGGAGGAGCTCAAGGCCGTCGCCGGCACCGACGTCAACCTGATGGAGGCGACGCTCGCCTGCGCCCGCGCCGGGGTCACCACCGGCGAGTGGGCCTTCGCCCTTCGCGAGGTCTTCGGCGAGTACCGCGCGCCCACCGGCGTCGGCGGCGCCCCGGTCGCGGTGGCCGCCGAGCCCGGCGGCGAGCTGGCCGCGGTCCGCGAGGCGGTCGCCGCCACCGCCGCCGAGCTCGGCGTCGGCAAGCTGCGCCTGCTGGTCGGCAAGCCCGGCCTGGACGGACACTCCAACGGCGCCGAGCAGATAGCCGTCCGGGCCCGTGACGCCGGGTTCGAGGTGGTCTACCAGGGCATCCGGCTGACGCCCGAGCAGATCGTCTCGGCCGCCGTCGCGGAGGACGTGCACTGCGTGGGCCTGTCGATCCTCTCGGGGGCGCACTCCGAGCTGGTGCCCGACGTCCTGCACCGGCTCCGCCGGGCCGGGGTGGAGGATGTCCCGGTGATCGTGGGTGGCATCATCCCGGCAGCGGACGGCGAGGCCCTCAAGGCCGCCGGCGTCGCCGCCGTGTTCACCCCGAAGGACTTCGGCATCACCACCATCATCGGCCGGATCGTGGACGA
- the ccrA gene encoding crotonyl-CoA carboxylase/reductase, which produces MKEILDAILNSDSTAADFAALKLPESYRAVTLHKDEEQMFAGLDSRDKDPRKSLHLDEVALPELGPGEALVAVMASAVNYNTVWSSIYEPVSTFGFLERYGRLSPLTKRHDLPYHVLGSDLAGVVLRTGAGVNAWKPGDEVVAHCLSVELESPDGHNDTMMDPEQRIWGFETNFGGLAQLALVKTNQLLPKPKHLTWEEAASPGLVNSTAYRQLVSRNGAGMKQGDNVLIWGASGGLGSYATQYALAGGATPICVVSNDQKAEICRAMGAEAIIDRSAEGYKFWKDEHNQDPREWKRLGAKIREFTGGEDVDIVFEHPGRETFGASVYVTRKGGTIVTCASTSGFMHQYDNRYLWMSLKRIVGSHFANYREAFEANRLIAKGKIHPTLSKVYSLEDTGQAALDVHHNKHQGKVGVLCLAPEEGLGVRDAEFRAKHIDAINRFRNI; this is translated from the coding sequence ATGAAGGAAATCCTCGACGCGATCCTCAACTCCGACAGCACCGCGGCGGACTTCGCCGCGCTCAAGCTGCCGGAGTCCTACCGGGCGGTCACGCTCCACAAGGACGAGGAGCAGATGTTCGCCGGCCTCGACAGCCGCGACAAGGACCCCCGCAAGTCCCTCCACCTCGACGAGGTCGCCCTGCCCGAGCTGGGCCCGGGCGAGGCTCTGGTCGCCGTCATGGCCAGCGCCGTGAACTACAACACCGTGTGGAGCTCGATCTACGAGCCGGTCTCCACCTTCGGCTTCCTGGAGCGCTACGGCCGGCTCTCCCCGCTGACCAAGCGCCACGACCTGCCGTACCACGTGCTCGGGTCCGACCTCGCGGGCGTGGTGCTGCGCACCGGCGCCGGGGTCAACGCCTGGAAGCCGGGCGACGAGGTCGTCGCGCACTGCCTCTCGGTCGAGCTGGAGTCCCCGGACGGCCACAACGACACGATGATGGACCCGGAGCAGCGGATCTGGGGCTTCGAGACCAACTTCGGCGGCCTGGCCCAGCTGGCGCTGGTGAAGACCAACCAGCTGCTGCCGAAGCCGAAGCACCTGACCTGGGAGGAGGCCGCCTCCCCCGGCCTGGTCAACTCCACCGCCTACCGCCAGCTGGTCTCGCGCAACGGCGCGGGCATGAAGCAGGGCGACAACGTGCTGATCTGGGGTGCCAGCGGCGGCCTCGGCTCGTACGCCACCCAGTACGCGCTGGCCGGTGGCGCCACCCCGATCTGCGTGGTCTCCAACGACCAGAAGGCCGAGATCTGCCGGGCGATGGGCGCCGAGGCGATCATCGACCGCTCCGCCGAGGGGTACAAGTTCTGGAAGGACGAGCACAACCAGGACCCGCGCGAGTGGAAGCGGCTCGGCGCGAAGATCCGCGAGTTCACCGGCGGCGAGGACGTGGACATCGTCTTCGAGCACCCGGGCCGCGAGACCTTCGGCGCCTCGGTCTACGTCACCCGCAAGGGCGGCACCATCGTCACCTGTGCCTCCACCTCGGGCTTCATGCACCAGTACGACAACCGCTACCTGTGGATGTCGCTCAAGCGCATCGTCGGCTCGCACTTCGCCAACTACCGCGAGGCGTTCGAGGCCAACCGCCTGATCGCCAAGGGCAAGATCCACCCGACGCTCTCGAAGGTCTACTCGCTGGAGGACACCGGCCAGGCCGCCCTCGACGTGCACCACAACAAGCACCAGGGCAAGGTCGGCGTGCTCTGCCTGGCGCCGGAGGAGGGCCTGGGCGTGCGGGACGCGGAGTTCCGGGCGAAGCACATCGACGCCATCAACCGCTTCCGGAACATCTGA
- a CDS encoding TetR family transcriptional regulator, translated as MDRVQSASPQHSAGPRGADRPSGAGAEGNPGNRRAAAQRQQMRQDLATAAMELFASQGYEETTVDQIAAAAGVARRTFFRYFRSKEEAIFPDHDDTLVRVADLLASAESDEHPLDVVCRGIKEVLRMYASTPAVSVARYQLIRQVPALREREIAVVARYERLFTRYLLGRFDTGGEIPSGWQRAGEDDSMLAEVSAAAVVAAHNHVLRRWLRAGGRGDVEAQLDHSFEVIRRTFWASAAPGVRRRGSLVAPGASVTPLEEAAASALSASPGGEVLITVARTDAPLDVVVDSIRAALSSARHA; from the coding sequence ATGGATCGGGTTCAGTCAGCCTCCCCGCAGCACTCCGCCGGACCGCGCGGCGCCGACCGGCCGTCCGGGGCCGGCGCCGAGGGGAATCCCGGCAACCGCCGGGCGGCCGCGCAGCGCCAGCAGATGCGTCAGGACCTTGCCACGGCGGCGATGGAGCTCTTCGCCTCGCAGGGCTACGAGGAGACCACGGTCGACCAGATCGCCGCGGCCGCCGGCGTGGCCCGGCGGACCTTCTTCCGGTACTTCCGGTCCAAGGAGGAGGCGATCTTCCCGGACCACGACGACACCCTCGTCCGGGTGGCCGACCTGCTGGCCAGCGCCGAGTCCGACGAGCACCCGCTGGACGTGGTCTGCCGCGGCATCAAGGAGGTGCTGCGGATGTACGCCTCCACCCCGGCGGTCTCGGTCGCCCGGTACCAGCTGATCCGTCAGGTGCCGGCGCTGCGCGAGCGGGAGATCGCCGTGGTGGCCCGGTACGAGCGGCTGTTCACCCGCTACCTGCTGGGCCGGTTCGACACCGGGGGCGAGATCCCCTCGGGCTGGCAGCGGGCCGGCGAGGACGACTCGATGCTGGCCGAGGTGTCGGCGGCGGCGGTCGTCGCGGCCCACAACCACGTGCTGCGGCGCTGGCTGAGGGCCGGTGGCCGGGGCGACGTGGAGGCGCAGCTGGACCACTCCTTCGAGGTGATCCGGCGGACCTTCTGGGCCTCCGCGGCGCCGGGGGTGAGACGGCGGGGGTCCCTGGTGGCACCCGGTGCCAGTGTGACCCCCCTGGAGGAGGCGGCCGCGAGCGCACTGAGTGCCAGCCCCGGAGGTGAGGTACTCATCACAGTGGCCCGGACCGACGCTCCGCTGGACGTCGTGGTGGACAGCATCCGGGCCGCGCTGAGCAGTGCCAGGCACGCCTGA
- a CDS encoding 3-hydroxyacyl-CoA dehydrogenase family protein, translating to MERPFPTVAVVGLGTMGAGVAVAVAQSGRRVIGIEATEDSAARALARIEEATAHAVARERITAEDRAALLARISVGHALDAAAPADLVIEEVPEQLELKRELFAELDRICPPATVLATGTTALSVTRIAAATARPERVLGLHFFNPVHTMKLVEVVRTVLTAPQVAEDAAAFARDLGKEPVAAGDRAGFVVNGLLFAYLNQAAAMFESKYATREDIDAAMRLGCGLPMGPLALLDLIGVDTARTVLEAMYEQSRDRLHAPAPILGQLVSAGLLGRKSGRGFYTYEAPGSSKVVGAATGATAAKAPGREVRRVGVCGSGTMATGIVEVFAKAGYPVLLAARSQEKAERAKAQLARSLERSVAKGRLSEEQRDAALALVTPVGQYAELADVDLVVEAVAEDLAVKRELFATLDKIVKPGAVLATTTSSLPVISCAAATSRPQDVIGLHFFNPAPAMKLVEVVSTVLTAPDVTATVLEICAKVRKHPVECGDRAGFIVNALLFPYLNDAVRMLQEHYATVDDIDTAMKLGCGYPMGPFELLDVVGLDVSLTIEQVLHQEFREPGLAAAPLLEHLVAAGCLGRKTGRGFRDHARR from the coding sequence ATGGAGCGTCCCTTCCCCACGGTCGCCGTGGTCGGCCTCGGCACGATGGGTGCCGGTGTCGCGGTGGCGGTCGCGCAGAGCGGCCGCCGAGTGATCGGCATCGAGGCCACCGAGGACTCCGCCGCCCGGGCCCTGGCCCGGATCGAGGAGGCCACCGCGCACGCCGTCGCCCGCGAGCGGATCACCGCCGAGGACCGGGCCGCGCTGCTCGCGCGGATCTCGGTCGGCCACGCGCTCGACGCCGCCGCCCCGGCGGACCTGGTGATCGAGGAGGTCCCCGAGCAGCTGGAGCTGAAGCGGGAGCTCTTCGCCGAGCTGGACCGGATCTGCCCGCCCGCGACGGTGCTGGCCACCGGCACCACCGCGCTGTCGGTCACCCGGATCGCCGCCGCCACCGCGCGCCCGGAGCGCGTACTGGGCCTGCACTTCTTCAACCCGGTGCACACCATGAAGCTGGTCGAGGTGGTCCGCACCGTGCTGACCGCCCCGCAGGTCGCCGAGGACGCCGCGGCGTTCGCCCGCGACCTCGGCAAGGAGCCGGTGGCGGCGGGCGACCGCGCCGGCTTCGTGGTGAACGGGCTGCTCTTCGCGTACCTGAACCAGGCCGCCGCGATGTTCGAGTCCAAGTACGCCACCCGCGAGGACATCGACGCCGCGATGCGGCTCGGCTGCGGGCTGCCGATGGGACCGCTGGCGCTGCTCGACCTGATCGGCGTGGACACCGCGCGGACCGTCCTGGAGGCCATGTACGAGCAGTCCCGGGACCGGCTGCACGCACCCGCGCCGATCCTCGGCCAGCTGGTCTCCGCCGGGCTGCTGGGCCGCAAGTCCGGCCGGGGCTTCTACACCTACGAGGCGCCCGGCTCGTCCAAGGTGGTCGGCGCCGCCACCGGGGCCACCGCGGCGAAGGCGCCCGGCCGGGAGGTGCGCCGGGTCGGCGTCTGCGGCTCCGGCACGATGGCCACGGGCATCGTCGAGGTGTTCGCCAAGGCCGGGTACCCGGTGCTGCTGGCCGCCCGCAGCCAGGAGAAGGCCGAGCGGGCCAAGGCGCAGCTGGCCAGGTCGCTGGAGCGCTCGGTGGCCAAGGGCCGGCTCTCCGAGGAGCAGCGCGACGCGGCGCTGGCCCTGGTGACGCCGGTCGGGCAGTACGCCGAGCTGGCCGACGTCGACCTGGTGGTCGAGGCGGTGGCCGAGGACCTCGCGGTCAAGCGCGAGCTGTTCGCCACCCTGGACAAGATCGTCAAGCCGGGCGCGGTGCTCGCCACCACCACCTCCTCGCTGCCGGTGATCAGCTGCGCGGCGGCCACCTCGCGGCCGCAGGACGTGATCGGCCTGCACTTCTTCAACCCGGCGCCGGCCATGAAGCTGGTCGAGGTGGTCTCCACCGTGCTGACCGCGCCGGACGTCACCGCGACGGTGCTGGAGATCTGCGCCAAGGTGCGCAAGCACCCGGTGGAGTGCGGCGACCGGGCCGGGTTCATCGTGAACGCGCTGCTCTTCCCGTACCTGAACGACGCCGTGCGGATGCTGCAGGAGCACTACGCGACGGTGGACGACATCGACACCGCGATGAAGCTCGGCTGCGGCTACCCGATGGGCCCGTTCGAGCTGCTGGACGTGGTCGGCCTGGACGTCTCGCTGACCATCGAGCAGGTGCTGCACCAGGAGTTCCGCGAGCCGGGCCTGGCGGCGGCGCCGCTGCTGGAGCACCTGGTGGCGGCCGGCTGCCTGGGCCGCAAGACCGGCCGCGGGTTCCGCGACCACGCGCGCCGGTGA
- a CDS encoding glutamine synthetase family protein, whose amino-acid sequence MSTGAVSSAGLADPSEPTRGAGPAAASGPAAAPDPSAGPAAAVALPPRAERGERAQAAVERLRPAGVEAVAVTWVDNAGIARVKAVPLDGLVHAAEWGVGTAPCFDVFLADDSIVTSRSVGGPTGDLRLYPDLDRVVPLAAQPGWAWAPGARYTQSGAPHPGCQRLFARRMTAAAAERGITVKAGIEVEWVVALAGPAREEPRYPTDGPAYGMQRLTDLSDYLREVLHALGAQGLAVLQIHPEYAPGQFEVSVAPEGPVEAADTSVLVRQTVRAVSARHGLRASFAPVVEAGSVGNGGHLHLSLWRDGRNLARGGAGPHGLTAEAEGFLAGVLGALPELLVLGSSSPAGYLRLVPSHWAGAYQCWGLENREAALRLVTGSTGERATAANAEIKCFDATANPYLAIGGVLATGLAGLAQRLALPPEFTGDPAEAAPGTVPRLPAGPGDALAAYQESAVLREALGEPLYEAVLAVRRGESERHASATPEQLVAATRWRY is encoded by the coding sequence ATGAGCACCGGAGCCGTCTCCTCCGCCGGCCTCGCCGACCCGTCCGAGCCCACCCGGGGCGCGGGTCCCGCCGCCGCGTCCGGGCCCGCCGCCGCGCCCGACCCGTCCGCGGGCCCGGCGGCCGCCGTCGCCCTGCCGCCGCGGGCCGAGCGCGGCGAGCGGGCGCAGGCGGCCGTCGAGCGGCTGCGCCCGGCGGGGGTCGAGGCGGTCGCCGTCACCTGGGTGGACAACGCGGGCATCGCCCGGGTCAAGGCCGTCCCGCTGGACGGGCTGGTGCACGCCGCCGAGTGGGGTGTCGGCACGGCGCCCTGCTTCGACGTCTTCCTGGCCGACGACTCGATCGTCACCAGCCGGTCGGTCGGCGGGCCCACCGGCGACCTCCGGCTCTACCCGGACCTCGACCGGGTGGTCCCGCTGGCCGCCCAGCCCGGCTGGGCCTGGGCCCCGGGCGCGCGGTACACCCAGTCCGGCGCCCCGCACCCGGGCTGCCAGCGGCTGTTCGCCCGCCGGATGACGGCCGCCGCCGCCGAGCGCGGGATCACCGTCAAGGCCGGTATCGAGGTCGAGTGGGTGGTCGCGCTCGCCGGGCCGGCGCGGGAGGAGCCCCGCTACCCGACCGACGGCCCGGCCTACGGCATGCAGCGCCTGACCGACCTCTCCGACTACCTGCGCGAGGTGCTGCACGCCCTCGGCGCGCAGGGCCTCGCCGTCCTGCAGATCCACCCCGAGTACGCGCCGGGCCAGTTCGAGGTGTCGGTCGCCCCGGAGGGGCCGGTCGAGGCCGCCGACACCTCCGTCCTGGTCCGCCAGACCGTCCGCGCCGTCTCCGCCCGGCACGGCCTGCGCGCCTCCTTCGCCCCGGTGGTCGAGGCCGGTTCGGTCGGCAACGGCGGCCACCTCCACCTCAGCCTCTGGCGGGACGGCCGGAACCTCGCCCGCGGCGGAGCCGGCCCGCACGGGCTGACGGCCGAGGCGGAGGGCTTCCTCGCCGGAGTGCTCGGCGCGCTGCCCGAGCTGCTGGTGCTCGGCTCCTCCAGCCCGGCCGGGTACCTGCGGCTGGTGCCCTCGCACTGGGCCGGCGCCTACCAGTGCTGGGGCCTGGAGAACCGGGAGGCGGCGCTGCGGCTGGTGACGGGCTCCACCGGGGAGCGCGCCACCGCGGCCAACGCCGAGATCAAGTGCTTCGACGCCACCGCCAACCCGTACCTGGCGATCGGCGGGGTGCTCGCCACCGGTCTCGCCGGGCTGGCGCAACGGCTCGCGCTCCCGCCCGAGTTCACCGGCGACCCGGCCGAGGCCGCGCCCGGCACGGTGCCCCGGCTCCCGGCGGGTCCGGGTGACGCGCTCGCGGCCTACCAGGAGTCGGCGGTGCTCCGCGAGGCGCTCGGCGAGCCGTTGTACGAGGCGGTGCTGGCCGTCCGCCGCGGCGAGAGCGAGCGCCACGCCTCGGCCACCCCGGAGCAACTGGTCGCGGCCACCCGCTGGCGGTACTGA
- a CDS encoding amidohydrolase family protein, protein MRSLEVPALVDHHCHSVVVADLADGALAGLLTESDRPPAPGTTPFDSALGLAVRRWCPPALGLPVHAPAADYLARRAELGAAEATRRLLAAAGLDTCLVDTGLAEAAGHPLLPLSEFAEAAGARVREVVRLESVAETVSASAGSWPALVREALAASAAGAVAVKSVVAYRHGLAVPAERPAPAAVVAAAGEWLRAGRGRLSHPVLLYHLLWTALDVCAELGLPLQLHTGFGDPDLTLHRADPSLLTDFVRAAEPSGVPLVLLHGYPYHRQAAWLAQAFPLVYTDLGLTASYVGPRVAAVLGEMLELAPFGKLLFSTDAYGLPELYLVGTAQFRHGLGTLLDGWRADGACSAADGRHLARQVAADNARRLYRL, encoded by the coding sequence GTGCGCTCGCTGGAGGTGCCGGCGCTGGTCGACCACCACTGCCACAGCGTGGTGGTGGCCGACCTCGCCGACGGCGCGCTGGCCGGGCTGCTCACCGAGTCCGACCGCCCGCCCGCGCCCGGCACCACGCCGTTCGACAGCGCCCTCGGCCTGGCCGTGCGGCGCTGGTGCCCGCCCGCGCTGGGGCTGCCCGTGCACGCCCCCGCCGCCGACTACCTGGCCCGGCGGGCGGAGCTGGGCGCCGCCGAGGCCACCCGGCGGCTGCTGGCGGCCGCCGGGCTGGACACCTGCCTGGTGGACACCGGCCTGGCCGAGGCGGCCGGCCACCCGCTGCTCCCGCTCAGCGAGTTCGCCGAGGCGGCCGGCGCCCGGGTGCGCGAGGTGGTCCGGCTGGAGTCCGTCGCCGAGACGGTCTCGGCGTCGGCCGGGTCCTGGCCGGCCCTCGTCCGCGAGGCGCTGGCCGCGTCGGCGGCCGGCGCGGTGGCGGTCAAGTCGGTGGTGGCCTACCGGCACGGCCTGGCGGTACCGGCCGAGCGCCCCGCCCCGGCGGCGGTGGTGGCGGCCGCCGGGGAGTGGCTGCGCGCCGGGCGCGGCCGGCTGAGCCACCCCGTGCTGCTGTACCACCTGCTCTGGACGGCCCTCGATGTGTGCGCCGAGCTCGGCCTGCCGCTCCAACTGCACACCGGGTTCGGCGATCCGGACCTCACCCTGCACCGGGCCGACCCGTCGCTGCTGACCGACTTCGTCCGGGCCGCCGAGCCGAGCGGCGTTCCGCTGGTGCTCCTGCACGGATATCCCTACCACCGGCAGGCGGCCTGGCTGGCCCAGGCCTTCCCGCTGGTGTACACCGACCTCGGGCTGACGGCCTCCTACGTCGGGCCCCGGGTGGCCGCCGTACTCGGCGAGATGCTGGAGCTGGCGCCGTTCGGCAAGCTGCTCTTCTCCACCGACGCCTACGGATTGCCGGAGCTTTACCTGGTGGGCACCGCCCAGTTCCGGCACGGCCTGGGCACCCTGCTGGACGGCTGGCGCGCGGACGGCGCCTGCTCGGCGGCCGACGGCCGCCACCTCGCCCGGCAGGTCGCGGCGGACAACGCCCGTCGCCTGTACCGGCTCTGA
- a CDS encoding S8 family peptidase has product MSVPRISRTRYAAVGVALAAASALALPAGTAVAASGAEPTTGPLLSYVVNTQANHGQVQKVEKAVTTLGGTVVYSYEQIGVVIARSTDTQFAAKLRKAKGVQSVGTSRTKGITAAETQKAEVAAEPVTAAAAGQEPYWANQWDMRQIGVDKAHKLSLGSRNVTVGVLDSGIDGTHEDLAANVDASQSVSCIDGGKPNTDWAAWQPGPDGDHGTHVAGTIAAAKNGKGIEGIAPNVKLAAVKVVDDGGFIYPEYAICGFVWAGEHKFKVTNNSYYVDPWMFNCQNDADQAAITTAVRRAVEFSQRKGVLNVAAAGNENIDLAHKTVDVSSPDDTTPGTRPITQDCLNLPTELDGVVSVSSVGVNGDKSYYSSYGKDKVTVAAPGGDRLYQIPDTPDKNGRTLSTIPGGRYGYMQGTSMASPHAAGVLALLASTFPWASPEELTELLTNQAESHACPSGPYNPGGTGTWAATCEGGADDNGFYGAGIINAEKAVQWWR; this is encoded by the coding sequence ATGAGTGTTCCTCGGATCAGCCGGACCCGGTACGCCGCAGTGGGCGTCGCCCTCGCCGCGGCCAGTGCCCTGGCACTGCCCGCCGGGACCGCCGTCGCCGCCTCCGGGGCCGAGCCGACCACCGGGCCGCTGCTGAGCTACGTCGTCAACACCCAGGCCAACCACGGCCAGGTGCAGAAGGTCGAGAAGGCCGTCACGACCCTCGGCGGCACCGTGGTGTACTCGTACGAGCAGATCGGCGTGGTGATCGCCCGCTCGACCGACACCCAGTTCGCCGCCAAGCTGCGGAAGGCGAAGGGCGTCCAGTCGGTCGGCACCAGCCGCACCAAGGGCATCACGGCCGCCGAGACGCAGAAGGCCGAGGTCGCCGCCGAGCCGGTCACCGCCGCCGCGGCCGGCCAGGAGCCCTACTGGGCCAACCAGTGGGACATGCGTCAGATCGGCGTGGACAAGGCCCACAAGCTCTCCCTGGGCAGCCGCAACGTGACCGTCGGCGTGCTGGACTCCGGCATCGACGGCACCCACGAGGACCTCGCCGCCAACGTCGACGCCTCGCAGTCGGTCTCCTGCATCGACGGCGGCAAGCCGAACACCGACTGGGCGGCCTGGCAGCCGGGCCCCGACGGCGACCACGGCACCCACGTGGCCGGCACCATAGCCGCGGCCAAGAACGGCAAGGGCATCGAGGGCATAGCCCCGAACGTCAAGCTGGCCGCCGTCAAGGTCGTCGACGACGGCGGGTTCATCTACCCGGAGTACGCGATCTGCGGCTTCGTCTGGGCCGGTGAGCACAAGTTCAAGGTGACCAACAACAGCTACTACGTCGACCCGTGGATGTTCAACTGCCAGAACGACGCGGACCAGGCGGCGATCACCACCGCCGTGCGCCGCGCGGTCGAGTTCTCGCAGCGCAAGGGCGTCCTCAACGTGGCCGCGGCGGGCAACGAGAACATCGACCTCGCCCACAAGACCGTGGACGTCAGCAGCCCGGACGACACCACCCCGGGCACCCGCCCGATCACCCAGGACTGCCTCAACCTGCCGACCGAGCTGGACGGCGTGGTCTCGGTCTCCTCGGTGGGCGTCAACGGTGACAAGTCGTACTACTCCAGCTACGGCAAGGACAAGGTGACCGTCGCCGCCCCCGGTGGCGACCGGCTCTACCAGATCCCGGACACCCCGGACAAGAACGGCCGCACCCTCTCCACCATCCCCGGCGGCCGCTACGGCTACATGCAGGGCACCTCGATGGCCTCGCCGCACGCGGCCGGCGTCCTGGCGCTGCTCGCCAGCACCTTCCCGTGGGCGAGCCCGGAGGAGCTGACCGAGCTGCTGACCAACCAGGCCGAGTCGCACGCCTGCCCGTCGGGCCCGTACAACCCGGGCGGCACCGGCACGTGGGCGGCCACCTGCGAGGGCGGCGCGGACGACAACGGCTTCTACGGCGCGGGCATCATCAACGCCGAGAAGGCGGTCCAGTGGTGGCGCTGA